Proteins found in one Pyrus communis chromosome 15, drPyrComm1.1, whole genome shotgun sequence genomic segment:
- the LOC137717618 gene encoding endo-1,4-beta-xylanase 1-like codes for MRRLIPWRFRSGVSDDSNHQKQKHPKGSKETMEKNQQTNNNAADNVEFSSENVADSSSHGPNIVLNHDFSRGLHSWHPNHCNAFVVDSAGSYAVVMNRQQCWQGLEQDITERISPGFTYSVSACVGVSGPLQGSAEVIATLKLESRGSATGYVKIGRSSVSNGKWESLDGKFSLSTMPDRVVFYLEGPPAGVDLHIKSVMISCSEGQSENQNLVNSSSRNATNIIVNHDFSGGLHSWHPSNCNGFVVSANSGHPKVKAGNYAVVTNRKESWQGLEQDITRRISPGSTYLVSACVGVCGPLQGSADVLATLKLEYRGSATNYLQVGRCTVSKGRWGNLDGKFSLSTKPDRVVFYLEGPSVGVDLIIKSVLICSSSPSECQSGRTGNFNDGEENIILNPKFEDALNNWSGRGCKIVLHDSMGDGKIVPQSGKVFAAATERTQSWSGIQQDITGRVQRKLAYEATTVVRIFGNNVTTADVRATLWVQSPNQREQYIGIANVQATDTDWTQLQGKFLLNGSPSKVVVYLEGPPAGTDILVNSFVVKHAEKVPPSPPPVIELPAFGVNIIENSNLSNGTNGWFPLGNCTLSVRTGSPHILPPMAIESLGPHEPLSGCYILVTKRTETWMGPAQTIGDKLKLFLTYQVSAWVRIGAGATGPQNVNIALGVDNQWVNGGQVEASDTRWHEIGGSFRIEKQPSKVIVYIQGPAAGVDLMVAGLHIFPVDRPARFRHLKRQTDKIRKCDIVLKFSGSDSSSMLGSFVKVIQSQNSFPIGTCISRTNIDNEDFVDFFVKNFNWAVFGNELKWYWTEPQKGNFNYKDADDMVDLCKNHNIEMRGHCIFWEVIDTVQQWIRTLSQSDLSTAVQNRLTDLLTRYKGKFRHHDVNNEMLHGSFYQDKLGKDIRANMFKTANLLDPSATLFVNDYHIEDGCDTRSSPEKYIDQILDLQEQGAPVAGIGIQGHIDSPVGPIVCSALDKLGILGLPIWFTELDVSSTNEYVRADDLEVMLREAFANPAVEGVMLWGFWELFMSRENSHLVNAEGDINEAGKRYLALKEEWLSEAHGHIDEQGEFRFRGFPGAYSVEIVTASKKPVKTFVVDKGESPVEVSIAL; via the exons ATGAGGAGGCTCATACCTTGGCGCTTCAGGAGCGGAGTCTCCGACGACAGCAATCATCAGAAGCAGAAGCATCCAAAG GGATCCAAAGAAACCATGGAGAAGAACCAACAGACCAACAACAATGCCGCCGACAATGTGGAG TTTTCGAGCGAAAATGTTGCTGATTCAAGTAGTCACGGTCCAAATATCGTACTGAACCATGATTTCTCTCGAGGGCTGCATTCTTGGCACCCCAATCACTGCAACGCCTTTGTTGTGGATTCAGCAGGAAGTTATGCAGTTGTTATGAATCGCCAACAATGCTGGCAGGGATTGGAGCAAGATATTACTGAAAGAATTTCCCCTGGATTTACCTATTCGGTTTCAGCGTGTGTGGGAGTTTCAGGGCCTCTTCAGGGATCTGCTGAGGTCATAGCAACTTTGAAGCTGGAAAGCCGAGGCTCAGCAACTGGCTATGTGAAAATAGGAAG AAGTTCTGTATCAAATGGGAAATGGGAAAGTTTGGATGGAAAGTTTTCTTTGTCGACAATGCCTGATAGGGTGGTGTTTTATTTGGAAGGGCCTCCTGCTGGAGTTGACCTTCATATAAAATCAGTTATGATCTCTTGTTCTGAGGGCCAG TCTGAGAACCAAAACTTGGTGAATTCAAGTAGCAGAAATGCCACAAATATCATAGTGAACCACGATTTCTCTGGAGGACTGCATTCTTGGCACCCGAGTAACTGCAATGGCTTTGTAGTTTCTGCCAATTCTGGTCACCCAAAAGTGAAAGCAGGCAATTATGCTGTTGTTACAAATCGGAAGGAAAGTTGGCAAGGTTTGGAGCAAGATATCACACGGAGAATTTCCCCAGGCTCCACATATTTAGTTTCAGCATGTGTTGGAGTCTGCGGACCTCTTCAGGGCTCTGCTGATGTCCTGGCAACTTTGAAGCTGGAATACCGAGGTTCAGCGACCAACTATTTGCAAGTTGGAAG ATGTACTGTATCAAAGGGGAGGTGGGGAAATTTGGATGGGAAGTTCTCACTGTCGACAAAACCTGATAGGGTTGTATTTTATTTGGAAGGGCCTTCGGTTGGAGTTGACCTTATTATAAAATCAGTTTTGATCTGTTCCTCGAGCCCAAGTGAATGCCAG AGTGGAAGGACGGGGAATTTCAATGATGGAGAAGAGAATATAATCCTAAACCCGAAATTTGAGGATGCCTTAAATAATTGGTCTGGAAGAGGTTGCAAAATTGTTTTGCATGACTCAATGGGAGATGGGAAAATCGTCCCTCAATCTGGAAAGGTTTTTGCAGCTGCAACAGAACGCACACAGAGCTGGAGTGGCATCCAGCAGGACATCACTGGAAGAGTGCAGCGTAAGCTAGCTTATGAGGCAACCACCGTGGTTAGGATATTTGGCAACAATGTCACTACTGCTGATGTCCGGGCTACCTTATGGGTGCAGTCACCAAATCAGCGTGAACAGTATATCGGCATTGCTAA TGTGCAGGCAACAGACACGGATTGGACACAGTTGCAAGGGAAGTTCCTTTTAAACGGCTCCCCGTCAAAAGTAGTCGTTTATCTTGAAGGTCCACCGGCGGGAACAGATATTCTTGTCAATAGTTTTGTTGTCAAGCATGCTGAGAAAGTTCCTCCTTCACCTCCACCAGTCATTGAG TTGCCAGCATTTGGAGTAAATATAATTGAGAACAGCAATTTGAGTAATGGCACAAACGGGTGGTTTCCGCTTGGTAATTGTACTCTGAGTGTCCGAACTGGTTCACCACATATTCTCCCTCCAATGGCAATAGAGAGCCTTGGACCGCATGAACCTTTAAGTGGTTGCTACATTCTAGTAACCAAGCGCACGGAGACTTGGATGGGTCCTGCTCAGACGATTGGTGACAAATTGAAACTATTTTTGACATATCAAGTATCTGCTTGGGTTCGGATTGGTGCTGGAGCAACTGGTCCACAGAACGTCAACATTGCGCTCGGCGTGGACAACCAGTGGGTAAATGGAGGGCAGGTTGAAGCAAGTGACACTAGATGGCATGAAATCGGTGGTTCCTTCAGAATTGAGAAGCAACCATCAAAAGTAATAGTTTATATCCAAGGTCCAGCCGCAGGTGTAGACTTAATGGTTGCCGGACTTCATATATTCCCCGTTGACAGACCAGCGAGATTTAGACATCTGAAGAGGCAGACTGATAAG ATTCGTAAGTGCGATATTGTCCTGAAATTTTCAGGGTCGGACTCAAGCAGCATGCTTGGCAGCTTTGTGAAAGTTATACAATCGCAAAACAGTTTTCCAATTGGGACATGTATAAGTAGAACAAACATTGACAATGAAGATTTCGTTGATTTCTTTGTTAAAAACTTCAACTGGGCtgtgtttggaaatgaattgaAGTGGTATTGGACTGAACCACAAAAAGGAAACTTCAACTACAAGGATGCTGATGATATGGTGGACTTGTGCAAGAATCACAACATAGAAATGCGAGGCCACTGTATTTTCTGGGAAGTCATCGACACAGTGCAGCAATGGATCCGTACGTTGAGCCAGAGTGACTTGTCAACAGCTGTTCAAAATCGACTAACGGATCTTCTCACGCGCTACAAAGGGAAGTTCAGGCACCATGATGTCAACAATGAGATGCTGCATGGCTCATTCTATCAGGACAAACTGGGAAAAGATATCAGAGCCAACATGTTCAAAACTGCAAACTTGTTGGATCCATCTGCAACTCTGTTTGTGAATGATTATCACATTGAGGATGGTTGCGATACTAGATCATCACCAGAAAAATACATTGATCAAATCCTTGATTTGCAGGAACAAGGTGCACCTGTTGCTGGCATTGGCATCCAAGGACATATTGATAGTCCAGTGGGTCCAATTGTTTGTTCTGCTCTTGACAAATTAGGCATTCTTGGCCTACCAATCTGGTTCACGGAGCTTGATGTATCATCCACTAATGAATATGTTAGAGCAGACGATTTGGAAGTGATGCTTCGTGAAGCATTTGCCAATCCCGCGGTTGAAGGTGTAATGCTCTGGGGATTCTGGGAGCTGTTTATGAGTCGGGAAAATTCGCATTTAGTGAATGCAGAAGGGGATATCAACGAAGCAGGGAAACGTTACTTGGCTCTCAAGGAAGAGTGGCTGTCTGAAGCACATGGCCACATTGACGAGCAGGGAGAGTTCAGGTTTAGGGGCTTCCCAGGAGCATACAGTGTTGAAATTGTTACTGCCTCAAAGAAGCCTGTAAAAACATTTGTCGTCGACAAGGGTGAGTCCCCAGTGGAGGTCTCCATTGCTCTCTAA